A single window of Tolypothrix sp. NIES-4075 DNA harbors:
- a CDS encoding PAS domain S-box protein, with product MKWSLERKIIAVGFGLAVLIIAIVNIISYQNTEKLFVRERQLEYSYEVIQKARDVLTTVRDAEKARRSYITTGNNSYLETYNTAIQSIEAKLTDAQRAISGSPTQQQKLDILKPLIAQRVSLLKQSVDFYKRDKSNTAIQLALTDKSITIQDQIWQIITQIEKEEQSLVQRHQVRSDASFRFTIVAQITGYWISFALLFIVYSLLHRQISTRQQLEDTLRESQQRYRNLFEVNPHPLWVYDLENLNFLAVNEVAIKQYGYSQSEFLSMTIKDIRPPEEVPALLDRIPGLRWADKRFATRRHKKRDGTEIDVEIISHELTFKGRPARLVLARDITQQKQAQEALAASEEKFRQIAENINEIFWMRDAKADIVLYVNPAYERIWGRSCESLYINPQSFLDAVHPEDKSRVIANLENNIKKEFEIEYRIVRPDDSVRWVWEHSFPIKNRLGKVYRRAVVTQDITERKRAEEVQRNLEKELELNELKIRFFSMVSHEFRTPLSTILISAQLLENSNKEWSEEKKLKNLHRIQSSAKTMTQLLTDILTLTRAEAGKLEFRPQPLDLEEFCFSLLEEIKFSTRAEKDIVFVSECSQRIAWMDERMLRSIVTNLVDNAIKYSPDDSQIYFTLAAESGQAIFQIQDQGIGICQEEEEQLYQAFQRGENVGDVTGTGLGLAVVKKCVELHGGNIKLESKVGVGTTFTVRIPWKSDLGEVKRC from the coding sequence ATGAAATGGTCATTGGAAAGAAAAATCATTGCTGTCGGGTTTGGATTGGCAGTGCTGATTATTGCGATCGTTAACATTATTTCATATCAAAATACAGAAAAATTATTCGTTAGAGAAAGACAATTAGAATATTCCTACGAAGTCATACAAAAAGCTAGAGATGTGCTAACTACAGTGCGAGATGCTGAAAAAGCTAGACGCAGCTACATTACTACCGGAAACAATTCTTATTTAGAAACATACAACACGGCAATTCAAAGTATTGAAGCTAAATTAACAGATGCTCAACGCGCTATTAGTGGTAGTCCCACACAGCAGCAGAAACTAGATATTCTCAAACCTTTGATTGCCCAGAGAGTAAGTTTGCTCAAACAGTCTGTTGACTTTTACAAACGAGATAAATCTAACACAGCAATTCAATTAGCCCTTACAGATAAAAGTATTACAATTCAAGACCAAATTTGGCAAATAATTACCCAAATTGAGAAAGAAGAGCAATCATTAGTGCAGCGTCACCAAGTCCGTTCCGATGCAAGTTTTCGGTTCACAATTGTAGCCCAAATAACTGGTTATTGGATTAGCTTTGCCCTACTATTTATAGTTTATTCATTATTACATCGACAAATTAGCACTCGCCAACAATTAGAAGATACTTTACGAGAAAGTCAACAAAGATACCGAAACTTATTTGAAGTTAATCCTCATCCTTTATGGGTTTACGATTTAGAAAACTTAAATTTTTTAGCTGTTAATGAAGTAGCTATCAAACAGTATGGCTACTCACAAAGCGAATTTTTATCTATGACAATTAAAGATATTCGTCCACCCGAAGAAGTACCAGCCCTTCTTGATAGAATTCCAGGGCTACGTTGGGCAGATAAACGATTCGCAACCAGGAGACACAAAAAGCGGGATGGTACAGAAATTGATGTAGAAATTATCTCTCACGAATTAACATTTAAAGGACGACCTGCTCGATTAGTATTAGCACGCGATATTACTCAACAAAAGCAAGCACAGGAAGCACTAGCTGCTAGTGAAGAAAAGTTTCGCCAAATTGCGGAAAATATTAATGAAATTTTTTGGATGAGGGATGCTAAAGCCGACATAGTTTTATATGTTAATCCGGCTTATGAAAGGATTTGGGGACGCAGTTGTGAAAGTTTGTATATAAATCCCCAATCATTTCTAGATGCTGTTCATCCAGAAGATAAATCTCGTGTAATTGCTAACCTTGAGAACAACATTAAAAAAGAATTTGAAATTGAATACCGCATTGTGCGTCCAGATGATTCGGTGCGCTGGGTTTGGGAACACAGTTTTCCGATTAAAAATAGGTTAGGAAAAGTCTATCGTCGAGCCGTAGTTACACAGGATATTACCGAACGAAAGCGAGCGGAAGAAGTTCAGCGAAATTTAGAAAAGGAACTAGAATTAAATGAACTGAAGATTCGCTTCTTTTCAATGGTTTCTCATGAGTTCCGCACTCCTTTAAGTACTATTTTAATTTCGGCACAACTTTTAGAGAACTCTAATAAAGAATGGTCAGAGGAGAAAAAGCTGAAAAATCTTCATCGAATTCAATCTTCGGCGAAAACGATGACACAATTGTTAACAGATATTCTGACTTTAACGAGAGCGGAAGCTGGTAAGTTAGAATTTAGACCGCAACCTTTAGATTTAGAAGAATTTTGTTTTTCGCTATTAGAAGAAATCAAATTTAGTACTCGCGCTGAAAAAGACATAGTTTTTGTCAGCGAATGTTCTCAAAGAATCGCTTGGATGGATGAAAGAATGCTGCGTTCGATTGTGACTAATTTGGTTGATAATGCCATTAAGTATTCTCCAGATGATAGCCAAATTTATTTCACACTTGCGGCTGAGTCAGGACAAGCTATTTTTCAGATACAAGACCAAGGAATAGGGATTTGTCAAGAAGAAGAGGAACAACTTTATCAAGCTTTTCAACGAGGGGAAAATGTCGGTGATGTGACTGGCACTGGTTTAGGATTAGCTGTGGTAAAAAAGTGTGTGGAATTACACGGTGGTAACATTAAGCTAGAAAGTAAAGTTGGGGTTGGTACAACTTTTACTGTGAGAATTCCTTGGAAGAGTGATTTGGGAGAAGTTAAGCGCTGTTAG
- a CDS encoding response regulator transcription factor: MRILLVEDNARLAEALLEALTDQLYVVDVVKDGEFAWDQVKAIAYDLILLDVMLPKLDGISLCQRLRHHGYSLPILMLTARDTSTDKVNGLDAGADDYVVKPFDLQELLARIRALLRRGSSASPPILTWGKLLLNPSTYEVTYLDVPLQLTPKEFSLLELLLRNGRRVLSRAVIIDSLWKSESPPEEDTVKAHIKSLRHKLRTIAAPEDFIETVHGLGYRLKQLS; encoded by the coding sequence ATGCGAATTCTACTTGTTGAAGACAATGCGCGTTTGGCAGAAGCGCTTTTAGAAGCTCTAACTGACCAACTGTATGTGGTAGATGTAGTCAAAGATGGGGAGTTTGCTTGGGATCAGGTTAAAGCGATCGCCTACGATTTGATTTTATTAGATGTGATGCTTCCTAAGCTAGATGGGATCAGTCTTTGTCAACGCTTACGTCACCACGGTTATTCTCTACCAATTTTGATGTTAACGGCTCGTGACACCAGTACAGATAAAGTTAATGGCTTAGACGCGGGAGCGGATGACTATGTGGTTAAACCCTTTGATTTACAAGAGTTATTAGCTCGTATCCGCGCTTTATTGCGTCGGGGAAGTTCTGCTTCTCCACCCATTCTGACATGGGGTAAGTTGCTTCTCAATCCTAGTACCTACGAAGTCACCTACTTGGATGTGCCTTTGCAGCTAACCCCCAAAGAATTTAGTTTGTTGGAACTATTACTTCGCAATGGTCGTCGCGTCCTTAGTCGTGCTGTAATTATTGATAGCCTGTGGAAAAGTGAAAGTCCACCAGAAGAAGATACTGTTAAGGCTCATATTAAAAGTTTGCGTCATAAACTTAGAACTATAGCCGCTCCGGAAGATTTCATCGAAACGGTTCATGGCTTGGGATATCGTTTGAAGCAATTGTCTTGA
- a CDS encoding pentapeptide repeat-containing protein — translation MRNYADTQEFILSQITQKSFEREDFSGCDLSGIDLRAVDLSGINLIGADLSGANLSGSVLVGANLSGANLSGANLQSAYLYEASLCEANLKNADLTRANLCGAFLWRVNLTKSKLWGASLCGADLSEANLNEANLIEASLIEANLMRANLIQAKLCGAILLEANLKKANLTSADLTSANLTEANLSGANLWEAKLIHAKLWDAIMPDGTIQYPQIMFC, via the coding sequence ATGAGGAATTATGCTGATACACAGGAATTCATTCTAAGTCAAATTACACAAAAATCTTTTGAACGAGAAGATTTTAGTGGATGTGACTTGAGTGGAATCGACCTAAGGGCAGTTGACTTAAGTGGAATTAATTTGATAGGAGCAGATTTAAGTGGGGCAAATTTAAGTGGATCTGTGCTTGTTGGGGCAAATCTTAGCGGTGCAAATTTAAGCGGAGCCAATTTGCAGTCAGCTTATTTATATGAAGCTTCATTATGTGAGGCTAATTTGAAGAATGCTGATTTAACGCGAGCCAACTTGTGTGGTGCTTTTTTGTGGCGGGTAAATTTGACAAAAAGTAAGCTTTGGGGAGCATCGTTGTGCGGTGCAGATTTGAGCGAAGCAAATTTGAATGAAGCTAACTTAATTGAAGCATCATTAATTGAAGCAAACTTAATGAGAGCAAATTTAATCCAAGCCAAGCTATGTGGCGCGATTTTGCTCGAAGCTAATTTAAAGAAAGCCAATTTAACCAGTGCAGATTTAACATCAGCAAACTTAACTGAAGCAAACTTAAGTGGAGCGAACCTTTGGGAGGCAAAGTTGATTCATGCCAAGCTATGGGATGCTATTATGCCTGATGGAACGATTCAATACCCTCAAATCATGTTTTGTTAA
- a CDS encoding ABC transporter permease, which translates to MNLGRIFVLATNVFREVVRDRILYIIGFYTVILAVAIRLLPEFAASTEDKMFLDFGLAVMNILGLIVAIFVGTGLVNKEIEKRTILVLITKPVSHSEFITGKYFGLLTVLAALIAAMTAIYLAFLQFGNIPHSTPSILIAVIFLFLQLALITAVAIALGVFTSSLLATALTFAVYLIGNITQDLVKLGRLGNNKSIESLTQGLYLLLPDLSRLDLKNDAVYGVAALPDSMALITNAGYALLYSVILLAIAIFLFSQREF; encoded by the coding sequence ATGAATTTGGGCAGAATTTTTGTGCTAGCAACGAATGTGTTTCGGGAAGTGGTACGCGATCGCATTCTCTATATTATCGGTTTTTATACGGTAATACTCGCCGTCGCCATCCGCTTACTTCCTGAATTTGCTGCTTCGACAGAAGATAAAATGTTTTTAGACTTTGGTCTAGCAGTGATGAATATCCTCGGCTTAATTGTTGCCATATTTGTGGGTACAGGACTAGTTAACAAAGAAATTGAGAAACGCACTATTTTAGTGTTAATTACCAAACCAGTCAGCCACAGTGAATTTATCACTGGTAAATATTTCGGCTTATTAACAGTACTAGCTGCACTTATCGCAGCTATGACGGCGATTTATCTAGCATTTTTGCAGTTTGGAAATATTCCTCATTCAACACCAAGCATTTTAATTGCTGTCATTTTCTTATTCTTGCAACTAGCCTTAATTACCGCTGTAGCTATTGCCTTAGGTGTGTTTACTAGTTCCCTGTTAGCCACTGCTTTAACATTTGCAGTGTATTTAATCGGGAACATTACTCAAGATTTAGTAAAACTTGGTCGTTTGGGAAACAACAAGAGTATTGAAAGCCTGACTCAAGGCTTGTATCTCCTCTTGCCTGATTTATCTCGATTAGATTTAAAAAATGATGCTGTTTATGGTGTTGCTGCGCTACCTGACTCAATGGCACTAATTACCAATGCCGGCTATGCCTTGCTTTACAGCGTAATTTTGTTAGCGATCGCTATCTTTCTCTTTTCCCAACGTGAGTTTTAA
- the fraD gene encoding septal junction protein FraD: protein MNFLFLKDLFGVFKFLEVVYERVRRLLVPPKAYSWQTLIYLSIFSWFASSLAVGYIKDVISFFGWLFLIAGTSWYTTDDPLRIPGTFMPVGAVVTGFLVSVFAFGQGEDVITPRTIVLWPTISALITAIPEFFEGSGTDVQTQIPKPEIRQRLIVMVASCMILSCWIQFYFVTDNWLRQYPSLQADNFKQSTFVIRTESPDKIPANGVVILDKLQPLVEEQVAGRPWSQVERWLINADQQVGNLGRRVIERNLAKYEEKELWVVRPRVVNTKSGYTLDLLSIWTGPSSNPRGFYLKKSCRVDPIAARANSSIANVSKPDKATVAEIECDRLPKFIAGSPPAQQ, encoded by the coding sequence ATGAATTTCTTGTTTTTAAAAGATTTATTTGGCGTATTTAAATTTCTCGAAGTAGTTTATGAGCGAGTAAGAAGGTTGTTGGTTCCGCCCAAAGCTTACTCTTGGCAAACATTAATTTATTTGAGTATTTTTTCTTGGTTCGCCTCATCTTTGGCAGTAGGTTATATAAAAGATGTAATTTCATTTTTCGGTTGGTTATTTTTAATTGCTGGAACATCCTGGTATACCACTGATGATCCTTTAAGAATTCCCGGTACTTTTATGCCAGTAGGGGCAGTAGTAACGGGATTTTTAGTGAGTGTTTTTGCTTTTGGACAAGGGGAAGATGTAATTACACCACGAACAATCGTGCTTTGGCCAACGATTTCAGCATTAATTACAGCAATTCCCGAATTTTTTGAAGGAAGTGGTACTGATGTGCAAACACAAATTCCTAAGCCAGAAATCCGCCAAAGACTAATAGTCATGGTTGCCAGTTGTATGATACTAAGTTGCTGGATTCAGTTTTACTTTGTTACGGATAATTGGTTAAGACAATATCCGAGTTTGCAGGCAGATAATTTTAAGCAAAGTACATTTGTGATTAGAACCGAATCCCCAGACAAAATACCGGCAAATGGCGTGGTTATTCTCGATAAACTTCAGCCATTAGTAGAAGAACAAGTAGCTGGAAGACCTTGGTCGCAAGTCGAAAGATGGCTAATAAATGCGGATCAACAAGTAGGAAATTTGGGTAGACGAGTTATAGAAAGAAATTTAGCAAAATATGAAGAGAAAGAATTGTGGGTTGTTAGACCGCGTGTAGTTAATACCAAATCTGGGTATACATTAGATTTGTTGAGTATCTGGACAGGTCCGAGTTCTAACCCACGGGGATTTTACCTGAAAAAGTCTTGTCGGGTTGACCCAATCGCAGCCAGGGCAAACTCAAGCATTGCCAACGTCAGCAAACCAGATAAAGCCACCGTAGCCGAAATTGAATGCGATCGCCTTCCTAAATTTATTGCCGGCTCACCTCCAGCGCAGCAGTAA
- the fraC gene encoding filament integrity protein FraC, translated as MFEFPELPTTFPLGAILFDFLFLLVAIPIEGYVLNVRLRFDKKTSIFYAICINLFTAVIGWITFFFIEPVLPVNLKSQLISYVFFNQFRTNNVQSLIILVAFIIFFATFLLKYFLLKLVLLSLAEPIKNELELQPYPRRNFRRASKAKLQNTNLVTTILIANSLSYSAIAIILLIRSR; from the coding sequence ATGTTTGAATTTCCTGAACTTCCGACAACTTTTCCGCTTGGTGCCATTTTGTTTGACTTTTTATTTTTATTGGTAGCCATACCCATAGAAGGATATGTTTTGAATGTTAGGTTAAGATTTGACAAAAAAACTAGCATTTTTTATGCCATCTGTATCAATCTATTTACTGCTGTGATTGGTTGGATAACTTTTTTCTTTATCGAGCCAGTTTTACCAGTTAATTTAAAATCACAACTAATCAGTTATGTCTTTTTTAATCAATTTCGGACTAATAATGTCCAGTCCTTAATAATTTTGGTTGCTTTTATAATTTTCTTCGCGACTTTCTTGCTGAAATACTTTCTACTAAAGCTTGTCTTGCTATCATTAGCTGAACCAATAAAAAATGAATTAGAACTTCAACCATATCCACGTCGCAACTTTCGGCGTGCTAGCAAAGCTAAATTGCAAAATACAAATTTAGTGACTACCATACTGATAGCCAATTCACTTAGTTATAGTGCAATTGCCATAATTTTGTTGATTCGTTCTAGATAA
- a CDS encoding cob(I)yrinic acid a,c-diamide adenosyltransferase — translation MTRNGVGIRTAQVRSQRLTGQIHVYDGVGKGKSQAALGVVLRSIGLGINTPSNSNRVLLLRFLKGPERDYDEDGAIAALQRGFPHLIDQVRTGRAEFFGHDQITAFDRDEAARGWDVAKGAIASGLYSVVVFDEINPVLDLGLLHVDEVVQTLKAKPQELEIIATGRAAPQKLLDIADLHSEMKPQHHPTAKALFIEGIEIYTGAGKGKSTSALGKALKAIGRGINHPGSTRVLIMQWLKGGSGYTEDAAIAALQQSYPEVVDHQRCGRDAIVWRNSRQELDYLEAERGWEIAKCAIASGLYKTIILDELNPTVDLELLPVEPIVQALLRKPRDTEVIITGRCQNQPAYFDLASVHSEVYCHKHYANQGVELKRGVDF, via the coding sequence ATGACAAGGAACGGCGTAGGTATTCGCACGGCGCAAGTGCGTTCTCAACGGCTCACTGGTCAAATTCACGTTTATGATGGCGTGGGGAAAGGTAAATCCCAAGCTGCTTTAGGGGTGGTTTTGCGGTCGATTGGCTTGGGGATAAATACACCAAGCAATTCCAACCGAGTTTTACTGCTGCGGTTTTTAAAGGGACCAGAACGTGATTATGACGAGGATGGGGCGATCGCAGCTTTACAGCGCGGTTTCCCTCATTTAATTGACCAAGTTCGCACAGGTCGTGCCGAATTTTTTGGTCACGACCAAATCACTGCTTTTGACCGAGATGAGGCAGCGCGGGGTTGGGATGTAGCGAAAGGGGCGATCGCCAGTGGTTTATATTCGGTTGTCGTTTTTGATGAAATTAACCCCGTCCTGGATTTGGGTTTGCTGCATGTGGATGAAGTGGTGCAAACTCTCAAAGCCAAACCCCAAGAGTTGGAAATTATTGCTACTGGACGCGCAGCACCGCAAAAGTTGCTCGACATTGCCGATCTGCACTCGGAAATGAAACCCCAACATCACCCAACCGCAAAAGCACTTTTCATTGAAGGTATTGAAATTTACACTGGTGCTGGCAAAGGTAAGTCTACCAGCGCTTTGGGTAAAGCTTTGAAAGCCATTGGTAGAGGTATAAATCATCCTGGCTCTACTCGTGTATTAATTATGCAGTGGCTTAAAGGTGGTAGTGGCTACACAGAAGATGCTGCGATCGCCGCTTTGCAACAGTCATATCCAGAGGTGGTAGATCATCAACGCTGCGGACGAGATGCGATCGTCTGGCGCAATTCTCGGCAAGAATTAGACTATCTGGAAGCCGAACGCGGTTGGGAAATCGCAAAATGTGCGATCGCTTCGGGACTCTATAAAACCATCATCCTTGATGAACTCAATCCCACCGTTGACTTGGAACTACTCCCAGTTGAACCAATTGTCCAAGCTTTGCTTCGTAAACCCCGTGATACAGAAGTTATTATCACCGGTCGCTGCCAAAATCAGCCCGCATACTTTGACTTGGCGAGCGTTCACTCTGAGGTATACTGCCACAAACACTATGCCAATCAAGGCGTAGAACTCAAACGTGGGGTAGATTTTTAA
- a CDS encoding response regulator, translating to MHYIKTSNFGRILVVDDLPDNLFLLQTLLEAEGYEVETADSGRAALTALQNCPANLVLLDVMMPDMNGCEVTQLIRQNQQLSHIPIVLITAFDQVDINEGLSVGANDFIRKPVDFEELLSRIKTLL from the coding sequence ATGCATTACATAAAAACCTCTAACTTCGGTCGTATCTTGGTTGTAGATGATTTGCCAGATAATTTATTTTTGCTTCAGACACTTTTAGAAGCTGAGGGATATGAGGTAGAGACAGCTGATTCTGGTAGAGCAGCATTGACGGCTCTTCAAAACTGCCCTGCGAATTTGGTGTTGCTGGATGTGATGATGCCGGATATGAACGGGTGTGAAGTAACGCAGCTAATTCGACAAAACCAACAGCTATCTCACATACCTATAGTGTTGATTACAGCATTCGATCAAGTAGATATTAACGAGGGATTATCAGTTGGGGCAAACGATTTTATTCGCAAACCCGTAGATTTTGAGGAATTGCTTTCTAGAATCAAGACTTTATTATGA
- a CDS encoding PhnD/SsuA/transferrin family substrate-binding protein → MTIPSKLRVISYLAPNCFDLYAAITAYLGRVLQLETQLHQGECDPLEDPLLLQDQLDLAFICGLPLNRYCQVVSDQLQTLVAPVMLGSRYENQAIYFADAIVNAYSDVKVFADLAGKTFCYNDLGSNSGYNLLQHRLIQDGHHQNFFNKEIQSGSHQRSIRWVVDGKADCAVIDSVVLEQELRDFPELSEQLRVVEVLGPSPMPPVVVAQRLGKSLIQQMRYSLLQPDTELQKTIDRFGVKRFAAVELKNYKVLRIAS, encoded by the coding sequence ATGACCATACCATCAAAGCTGCGTGTTATATCCTATTTAGCTCCGAATTGCTTTGATTTATACGCAGCTATTACAGCTTATCTCGGTCGTGTATTGCAATTAGAAACACAGCTACATCAAGGTGAATGCGACCCCCTGGAAGACCCGTTATTATTACAAGACCAACTTGATTTGGCATTTATTTGTGGATTACCCCTGAATCGATATTGTCAGGTGGTTTCCGACCAATTGCAGACATTGGTCGCACCTGTGATGCTTGGGTCACGCTATGAAAACCAAGCGATTTACTTTGCAGATGCGATCGTTAATGCTTATAGCGATGTTAAAGTATTTGCAGATTTGGCGGGTAAAACTTTTTGCTACAACGACCTTGGTTCTAATAGTGGCTATAATTTGCTGCAACATCGCTTAATTCAAGACGGACATCACCAAAATTTTTTTAACAAAGAAATACAATCAGGTTCGCATCAACGTTCTATTCGCTGGGTAGTTGATGGCAAAGCAGATTGTGCGGTAATTGATAGTGTAGTCTTAGAACAAGAATTACGCGATTTTCCCGAATTGTCTGAGCAATTGCGTGTAGTGGAGGTATTGGGACCATCTCCTATGCCACCTGTCGTAGTAGCGCAGCGTTTGGGTAAATCGTTGATTCAGCAGATGCGCTACAGCTTACTCCAACCTGATACAGAACTGCAAAAAACTATTGATAGATTCGGGGTGAAGCGTTTTGCAGCAGTGGAATTAAAAAATTATAAAGTACTGAGAATCGCCAGTTAA
- a CDS encoding tetratricopeptide repeat protein, producing MQEDTQKLKVTTDSPEAIALINRFIDQALSYGSYAETVILQAIAADPTCAIAHAYVAAYYLSQENQVAWQQAQPYLQAAQRHLDKITTREKLYVQAIAAWANKEIDVAIALHEEITDNFPTDMISLQQGQYHYFYTGDKDKLLKIAHKLVSANINNHYLYGMLAFALEQCHQLAAAEKIARIAVELNRHDPWAHHAIAHVMETQGRVEEGIAWMENFADTWENCNSMLYTHNWWHIALYYLELGDTDKVLALYDNHVWGRAQKESPKDEVGAISLLLRLELRGVDVGDRWQNISAYLYPRINEHALPFQDLHYIYALAKAGQTNWVNQMLQSMQQHTLTVNLFLRQSWLEIAIPAARGMMAHAKKDFNTAVVELKPLKRRLHEIGGSHAQRVLFQQVYRDALKNVEKSQIYRITA from the coding sequence ATGCAAGAAGATACACAAAAATTAAAAGTGACAACAGATTCACCCGAAGCGATCGCTCTTATTAATCGCTTCATCGATCAAGCTTTGAGTTATGGTTCATATGCAGAAACAGTGATTTTGCAAGCAATTGCTGCCGATCCGACTTGTGCGATCGCTCATGCTTATGTGGCTGCTTATTACCTTTCCCAGGAAAATCAAGTAGCTTGGCAGCAAGCGCAACCTTATTTACAAGCAGCACAACGACATTTAGATAAGATTACAACCAGAGAAAAGTTATATGTGCAAGCGATCGCAGCTTGGGCAAATAAAGAGATAGATGTAGCGATCGCTCTGCACGAAGAGATTACCGATAACTTTCCTACTGATATGATATCCCTCCAGCAAGGACAATATCACTATTTTTATACAGGCGACAAAGATAAATTATTGAAAATTGCTCATAAATTGGTATCCGCGAATATAAATAATCATTATTTATACGGTATGTTAGCGTTTGCTTTAGAACAGTGTCATCAACTAGCAGCAGCGGAAAAGATCGCTCGGATAGCAGTAGAATTAAATCGTCACGATCCTTGGGCGCATCATGCGATCGCTCATGTCATGGAAACTCAGGGACGAGTTGAGGAAGGTATAGCTTGGATGGAGAACTTTGCAGATACTTGGGAAAACTGCAACTCGATGCTGTATACTCATAACTGGTGGCACATTGCGCTGTATTATTTAGAACTGGGCGACACAGATAAAGTTTTAGCGCTTTACGATAATCATGTATGGGGACGCGCTCAAAAAGAATCTCCAAAAGATGAAGTAGGAGCAATTTCGCTTTTATTGCGGTTAGAGTTACGCGGAGTAGATGTAGGCGATCGTTGGCAAAATATAAGTGCTTATCTTTACCCTCGTATTAACGAACACGCTCTACCTTTCCAAGATTTGCATTATATCTATGCTTTAGCCAAAGCTGGACAAACTAACTGGGTAAATCAGATGTTGCAGAGTATGCAACAACATACTCTGACGGTGAATTTATTTTTGCGGCAAAGTTGGTTAGAAATTGCAATACCCGCAGCTAGAGGAATGATGGCTCATGCTAAAAAAGATTTTAATACAGCTGTGGTGGAACTTAAACCTTTAAAGCGGCGCTTGCACGAGATTGGGGGAAGTCATGCACAGCGAGTTTTATTTCAGCAGGTTTATCGAGATGCGCTCAAGAATGTTGAGAAAAGTCAGATTTACCGGATTACAGCTTGA
- a CDS encoding alpha/beta fold hydrolase — translation MKKALLCCFGIILAMWVAVSPAIAQSSLPEGAIASSPDKPGLLPKFYNVPNDQVPGKLGSIIKYESVDAPEGALAWRVVYRSQTASDVPVAVSGLIVAPKFAPPEAKLPVVSWAHGTVGGARYCAPSNVPYPVSDFVGFPSFESTVPNDYGIPGLSAFIKAGYVVVASDYQGLGAGEKHEYLVGLSQARNALDIVRAARELTPAGNKAALLGWSQGGLGVVTAGENASYAPDLEIVGIAALAPANPASFVPGSIPPGQSTGGPRIGRIILLERAYTWAYDDLHLSDVFTDIGIKAAEAASRQCIQQLSITGDTAGGDSVLFKENTNLEAWAAKFTENAIGQHDSNIPVLVMQGTADNIIPPDSTDLYVREACRFRTPVFYIKYTGKDHRSLLPAAEADFTTWIADRFANEPAPFNCPNAKIK, via the coding sequence ATGAAAAAGGCATTATTGTGCTGTTTCGGAATAATTTTAGCAATGTGGGTTGCGGTAAGCCCTGCGATCGCACAGAGTTCACTGCCCGAAGGGGCGATCGCCTCATCGCCTGACAAGCCCGGTTTACTGCCTAAATTCTACAACGTACCTAACGATCAGGTGCCTGGGAAACTGGGTTCGATCATCAAGTATGAGAGCGTCGATGCACCCGAGGGAGCACTTGCATGGCGCGTGGTCTATCGCTCCCAGACGGCTTCTGATGTCCCAGTTGCCGTGTCAGGTCTCATCGTTGCGCCAAAATTCGCTCCGCCGGAAGCTAAACTTCCCGTTGTCAGCTGGGCACACGGTACTGTTGGCGGTGCCCGGTATTGCGCGCCGTCCAACGTTCCCTACCCAGTCAGTGATTTTGTCGGCTTTCCCTCTTTCGAGAGTACCGTGCCGAATGACTATGGCATACCTGGGCTGTCAGCCTTTATTAAAGCGGGATACGTCGTTGTGGCGAGCGATTACCAAGGCTTGGGTGCTGGAGAAAAGCACGAATACCTCGTTGGTCTGAGCCAAGCACGGAACGCGCTCGATATCGTCAGAGCAGCCCGCGAACTGACGCCAGCAGGCAATAAGGCCGCGCTATTGGGATGGTCACAAGGCGGTCTGGGTGTGGTGACAGCGGGCGAAAACGCCTCGTATGCGCCTGATCTGGAGATTGTGGGCATAGCAGCTTTGGCCCCTGCAAACCCAGCGTCTTTTGTGCCTGGGAGTATTCCCCCTGGCCAATCTACCGGGGGTCCGCGAATCGGTCGCATCATTCTCCTGGAGAGGGCTTATACCTGGGCGTATGACGATTTGCATCTGAGTGACGTATTCACCGACATCGGAATCAAGGCAGCCGAGGCCGCTTCTCGGCAGTGCATCCAGCAATTGTCGATCACAGGGGACACCGCAGGAGGGGATTCGGTTCTGTTTAAGGAGAACACCAATCTTGAGGCGTGGGCGGCTAAATTCACCGAAAATGCGATCGGACAACATGATTCCAACATCCCTGTGCTGGTCATGCAAGGGACTGCCGATAACATAATCCCTCCGGATTCCACAGACCTTTACGTAAGGGAGGCTTGTAGATTCCGTACCCCGGTCTTTTACATAAAGTATACCGGAAAAGACCATCGATCCCTGTTGCCGGCTGCGGAGGCTGACTTTACGACTTGGATCGCCGACCGGTTCGCCAACGAGCCAGCACCGTTCAATTGCCCCAACGCTAAAATTAAGTAA